A genomic stretch from Sphingobacterium sp. ML3W includes:
- a CDS encoding FkbM family methyltransferase has product MEEKVKYLLSRFSALTKQEKEIVMRIGQPAFDFIEDIVSEEVLSDPNHLLNSMAKLSKNILGEYSQAVLVDIEDGIFLVDSEDMVVGAMLRQEGRYQKEEIEAIKSFINNDSKVLFVGAHIGVFAVPIARIVENIVCIEANLSSYKLLEYNMKLNNITNCKLYNTVAFNYDGEIDFIINRENSGGSKIVPFGNLDPYVTETSNIVELSCCRLDSLLKDQDFDVVIMDLEGAELFALLGMPKILEKVKLLFIEFIPHHIKNVAMIEISAFCEPLEIFDKLIIPELSKEIDKEDIPSVLKVFFECDKSFDSLIFKKK; this is encoded by the coding sequence ATGGAAGAAAAAGTTAAATACCTTTTGTCGAGATTTAGTGCTTTAACGAAGCAGGAAAAGGAAATAGTGATGCGGATTGGGCAACCTGCTTTTGATTTCATTGAAGATATTGTCAGCGAGGAAGTTTTGAGCGATCCTAACCATTTATTAAACTCTATGGCAAAACTATCAAAAAATATTTTGGGAGAATATAGCCAAGCAGTCCTAGTTGATATTGAAGATGGGATTTTCTTAGTTGATTCTGAAGATATGGTTGTTGGTGCGATGTTAAGACAGGAAGGGCGATACCAAAAGGAGGAAATTGAGGCCATAAAATCTTTTATTAATAACGATTCAAAAGTTCTCTTTGTTGGTGCTCATATAGGTGTATTTGCTGTTCCAATAGCAAGAATTGTTGAGAATATTGTGTGTATTGAAGCAAATTTATCTAGCTATAAATTATTAGAGTACAATATGAAGCTTAATAATATTACCAATTGTAAGTTATATAATACTGTTGCTTTTAATTATGATGGTGAGATAGACTTCATAATAAATAGAGAAAATTCAGGAGGAAGTAAGATTGTACCATTCGGAAATTTAGATCCTTATGTAACGGAAACATCAAATATTGTTGAGTTAAGCTGTTGTAGATTGGATTCGCTTTTAAAGGATCAGGATTTTGATGTAGTGATCATGGACTTAGAGGGGGCTGAACTGTTCGCCTTATTAGGAATGCCTAAGATACTTGAGAAAGTGAAGCTTCTTTTTATTGAATTTATACCGCATCACATAAAAAACGTCGCAATGATCGAGATTTCTGCATTTTGCGAACCCTTAGAAATTTTTGATAAATTAATTATACCGGAATTGAGCAAAGAGATTGATAAAGAGGATATTCCTTCGGTTTTGAAAGTGTTTTTTGAGTGTGATAAAAGTTTTGATAGTTTAATTTTTAAAAAAAAATAA
- a CDS encoding IS3 family transposase (programmed frameshift): protein MKKSKFTEAQIAFAIKQSETGTRVEEVCRKMGISEATFYNWKKKYGGLGVSELRKLRQLEEENAQLKKLVADLTLDKQMLQDVLKKKVLKPSQRRTMVTGLISDYRISLRRACEVSLLSTSVWYYKHNRRDDGPLRLRIKSIAETRVRYGIERIVVLLKREGWRDNPKRIYRIYKEEGLNLRVKRPRRCRAAAHRSERPVFSNLHDCWSMDFVADALFDGRKIRCLTIVDNYSRKCMAIEVGQGLKGSDVVSVLEELRLFQQAMPRKIQVDNGSEFISKNVDRWAYEHQVELVFSRPGKPTDNPYIESFNGSFRDECLNAHWFLSLEDAKEKIEIWREEYNTFRPHSCLGDMTPEMFIEKQVKTAGFSTLEHS from the exons ATGAAAAAATCAAAGTTTACCGAAGCACAGATCGCCTTTGCGATCAAACAGTCCGAGACCGGTACCCGCGTGGAAGAGGTCTGCAGAAAAATGGGCATCAGCGAGGCTACATTCTACAACTGGAAGAAGAAATATGGCGGTCTTGGCGTGTCGGAGTTGCGTAAGCTTCGGCAACTGGAAGAAGAGAATGCGCAGCTGAAAAAGCTTGTGGCAGATCTTACTCTGGACAAACAGATGCTCCAGGATGTATTAAA AAAAAAAGTTTTAAAGCCTTCGCAACGTAGAACAATGGTTACGGGCCTCATTTCTGATTATCGAATTTCCCTGCGCAGAGCATGCGAGGTATCTCTGCTGAGTACCTCAGTTTGGTATTATAAACACAATAGACGTGATGACGGTCCATTACGCCTTCGCATAAAAAGCATTGCAGAAACACGTGTCCGTTACGGCATAGAACGGATTGTTGTTCTATTGAAACGTGAAGGCTGGCGTGATAATCCAAAACGGATTTATCGAATTTATAAGGAAGAAGGCTTAAATCTACGTGTGAAACGGCCCAGACGTTGCCGCGCCGCCGCTCATCGATCCGAGAGGCCGGTTTTTTCCAATTTACATGACTGCTGGAGTATGGACTTTGTCGCTGATGCGCTGTTCGATGGCAGGAAAATCCGCTGCTTAACTATAGTGGATAACTATAGCCGTAAATGCATGGCTATTGAGGTTGGACAGGGGCTTAAGGGAAGTGATGTTGTTTCTGTATTGGAAGAACTCAGGTTATTCCAGCAGGCAATGCCTCGGAAAATCCAAGTGGATAACGGATCGGAGTTTATTTCCAAGAATGTCGATAGGTGGGCATATGAACATCAGGTGGAATTAGTATTCTCCAGACCCGGAAAACCAACAGATAATCCGTATATTGAGTCATTCAATGGAAGTTTTCGGGACGAGTGCCTAAATGCGCATTGGTTTCTGTCATTGGAAGATGCGAAGGAAAAAATTGAAATCTGGAGGGAAGAGTACAACACCTTCAGACCCCACAGCTGTTTAGGGGATATGACCCCTGAAATGTTTATCGAAAAACAGGTCAAAACAGCGGGATTTTCTACTTTAGAACACTCCTAA
- a CDS encoding MBL fold metallo-hydrolase, whose protein sequence is MNNLSYLKPNLVVAPLFDNWYAWTHLISPATAAMNLTGRHLKIMNSFIQSPRIHASAVKNPKMLGGPFMDINPDRVDEIVKLREQTLLNQAKLIEFSESIKTLDLLLKRHKHGYSVELLYNEIPDILKGFIEIVYDLNNNLSFRIYESLLYGSEFYNKRSQSIALWLTENDDRPFCLSTPLLSESNVIHLPVSFDDSGIDKLCSMKRNPGSITDIALEIGVTEDQMDLFETFFTERSHPTYSVYNSDKIRMRYFGHACILIETKEISILVDPLISYYGYESSVDHYSDVDLPDFIDYVLITHNHQDHVVFETLIPLRHKIGKIIVPCTTSGALQDPNLKLTLENTGFKNVIEVKDMEKLVLGDCVLTGIPFIGEHSDLNIQAKSCFHLAISGFTLMFVADSRIIDFKIYEHIEKMVGAIDVIFLGMECDGAPLTWLYGPLLTEDISRENDQSRRLSGSDYRLGVKLVDIFSPKEVYVYAMGQEPWLKFISSIKYTEESNPIIQSNKLVEECLSRGIIAERLFGEKELLYNYSGNKVK, encoded by the coding sequence ATGAATAACTTATCTTACCTAAAACCAAATTTAGTAGTAGCTCCTTTATTTGATAATTGGTACGCATGGACACATCTTATCTCTCCTGCTACTGCGGCAATGAATTTAACAGGAAGACATCTTAAAATTATGAATTCTTTTATCCAATCCCCTAGAATTCATGCTTCAGCAGTAAAAAATCCTAAAATGCTGGGCGGGCCTTTTATGGATATTAATCCTGATAGAGTTGATGAAATAGTGAAATTAAGGGAGCAGACATTATTAAATCAAGCTAAGCTAATAGAATTTTCAGAAAGCATTAAAACACTTGATTTATTATTGAAAAGACATAAACATGGTTATAGTGTTGAATTGTTATACAATGAAATTCCTGATATTTTAAAAGGGTTCATCGAAATAGTTTATGATTTAAATAATAATCTTTCGTTTAGAATTTATGAAAGTTTACTTTATGGAAGTGAATTCTATAACAAAAGATCCCAATCAATAGCATTATGGCTTACAGAAAATGATGATAGGCCGTTTTGTTTAAGTACACCTTTATTATCGGAATCAAATGTTATACATTTACCAGTGTCGTTTGATGATTCTGGAATTGATAAACTTTGCAGCATGAAACGGAATCCAGGATCGATTACTGACATAGCTTTGGAAATTGGTGTGACAGAGGATCAAATGGATCTTTTTGAAACCTTTTTTACCGAAAGATCACATCCAACATATAGCGTCTATAATTCAGATAAGATTAGGATGAGATACTTTGGACATGCTTGCATATTAATTGAAACGAAGGAGATATCAATATTGGTTGATCCTTTAATAAGCTATTATGGATATGAGTCTAGTGTTGACCATTATTCTGATGTTGATTTACCAGATTTTATAGACTATGTTTTAATTACACACAATCATCAAGATCATGTCGTGTTCGAAACATTAATACCATTGCGGCATAAGATTGGAAAAATTATTGTCCCTTGTACAACGAGTGGCGCACTTCAAGATCCAAATTTGAAACTCACGCTGGAAAATACAGGTTTCAAAAATGTTATAGAAGTGAAAGATATGGAGAAACTTGTCTTAGGGGATTGTGTTTTAACAGGAATCCCTTTCATAGGTGAACACAGTGATTTAAATATTCAGGCTAAATCGTGTTTTCATTTGGCAATATCAGGTTTTACATTAATGTTTGTTGCCGATTCCAGAATAATTGACTTTAAAATTTACGAGCACATAGAGAAAATGGTTGGGGCTATCGATGTAATCTTTTTAGGTATGGAATGTGATGGAGCCCCCTTAACTTGGTTGTATGGGCCATTGTTAACCGAAGATATTTCGAGAGAAAATGATCAATCGCGTCGTCTTTCGGGCTCTGATTATCGTTTAGGAGTTAAATTAGTGGATATTTTTTCGCCTAAAGAAGTTTACGTGTATGCAATGGGCCAAGAGCCTTGGCTAAAATTTATAAGTAGTATAAAGTATACTGAAGAATCCAATCCAATTATACAATCTAATAAATTGGTAGAGGAATGTTTATCTAGGGGGATTATTGCAGAAAGATTGTTTGGTGAAAAGGAACTGTTATACAATTATTCAGGAAATAAGGTTAAATAG
- a CDS encoding penicillin acylase family protein, giving the protein MNSKIFSLVFSTFLLFLVVIGFSSRLFFIPPLGSLLNPFSGIVQSGKPDFIDNKIKVFKVAIQDEVNIYYDNRLVPHIYAKNTNDLFFTQGYVSAFLRLWQMDVSSRFSAGKMSEIFSGSNYLEFDRKRRREGILQSAQESLHLIEKDAETIQALTSYTNGVNAYINNLSYADLPLEYKIYDIPVEPWSNLKSVLILKGLSSTLTDYEEDLVMSKMILSLGDKNFNRLYPESVGNLTPIIGDATSEKNMQIQVKKPDYLDYSFFEKKSQIHPRSYNPNLGSNAWAISGEKSESGNVILAADPHLELTLPNIWLEMQIQCPDLSAYGVGIPGIPSILIGFNSDIAWGLTNGAEDVKDWYKMQISPDYKSYKSGDKWLSLNKRIDSIKRRDSFIFIDTVYYSQFGPIVYDNNFGKGDSHKDFSLKWELNNPSNDLKTFININKAKCSNDFIKAIKEHSIPVFNFVYATKEDTIGVFHQGKILNRHVGVGKFVFDGSKESANLYNYIPMDSLPHSINPISNYVVSANQRPTLLSYEYYFSGNFQETRAQKITQLLTKKSKMNINDMKNIQLDNTNVIAEEYLKPILKMINTQSLNSNQLKIYSRLSTWDYQHNLQDSVGYLYEQFLNYLTDITWDELQQYDFVRRAPNSRVLLEMIIKDPENIYFDRLGSNRIENSYDVVNEAFGVLLDNINTGMINQNMLWGSYNSVNFRSLGNMSELGMNNVATPGSPSSINATSNKWGPSWRMIVELGEKPKAIGIYPGGQSGNLASKYYQNSIIPWRDGTYFELNFYDNEKKIPKKKHMVWNFRKN; this is encoded by the coding sequence ATGAATTCTAAGATATTTTCTCTTGTTTTTTCTACTTTTCTTTTATTTTTAGTGGTAATTGGTTTTTCTTCGAGATTATTTTTTATTCCGCCATTGGGCTCATTATTGAATCCGTTCAGTGGCATAGTGCAAAGTGGAAAGCCAGATTTTATTGATAATAAAATTAAAGTTTTCAAAGTAGCGATTCAAGATGAAGTCAATATTTATTATGATAATCGGTTAGTACCGCATATTTACGCCAAGAATACAAACGATTTGTTCTTTACACAAGGTTATGTATCTGCATTTTTGAGACTGTGGCAAATGGATGTCTCTTCTAGGTTTTCGGCGGGTAAGATGTCTGAGATCTTTAGTGGATCGAACTATTTAGAGTTTGATAGAAAGCGTAGGAGGGAGGGGATATTACAATCCGCTCAGGAAAGTTTACATTTGATTGAGAAAGATGCTGAAACAATTCAAGCTTTAACATCATATACAAATGGTGTTAATGCGTATATTAACAATTTAAGCTATGCTGATCTTCCGCTTGAATATAAAATTTATGATATTCCAGTTGAACCGTGGAGTAATTTAAAATCAGTATTGATATTAAAAGGCTTGTCAAGTACGTTGACGGACTACGAAGAGGATTTAGTTATGTCAAAAATGATTTTATCATTAGGAGACAAAAATTTTAATCGGTTATATCCTGAGTCAGTTGGCAATCTTACTCCAATTATAGGTGATGCAACTAGCGAAAAAAATATGCAAATACAGGTCAAAAAACCTGATTACTTGGATTATTCTTTTTTTGAAAAAAAATCTCAAATACACCCAAGATCTTATAATCCAAATTTGGGTAGTAATGCTTGGGCTATTTCGGGGGAGAAATCTGAATCCGGAAATGTTATTTTAGCGGCAGATCCCCATTTAGAATTGACGCTTCCGAACATCTGGCTAGAAATGCAGATACAATGCCCCGATTTATCCGCTTATGGTGTGGGTATACCTGGTATTCCTTCGATTTTAATAGGTTTTAATTCTGATATCGCATGGGGACTTACAAACGGAGCAGAAGATGTTAAAGATTGGTACAAAATGCAAATTTCTCCGGATTATAAAAGTTATAAAAGTGGTGATAAATGGTTGAGCCTGAATAAACGAATTGATTCCATTAAGCGGCGTGATAGTTTTATTTTTATTGATACAGTATATTATTCTCAATTTGGACCAATTGTATATGATAACAATTTTGGAAAAGGGGATTCGCATAAGGATTTCTCGTTGAAATGGGAATTGAATAATCCTTCAAATGATTTAAAAACTTTTATCAATATCAATAAAGCTAAGTGTAGTAATGATTTTATAAAAGCAATAAAAGAACATAGCATTCCTGTATTCAATTTTGTTTACGCAACGAAAGAAGATACAATAGGAGTCTTTCATCAGGGTAAGATTTTAAATAGACACGTAGGTGTAGGTAAGTTTGTATTCGATGGAAGCAAAGAGTCTGCAAACTTATATAATTATATTCCTATGGATAGCCTTCCACACTCAATTAATCCTATATCAAATTATGTAGTTTCAGCTAACCAGAGACCGACATTGCTATCTTATGAATATTATTTTTCTGGAAATTTTCAGGAAACCAGGGCTCAAAAAATAACGCAGTTATTGACAAAAAAAAGTAAGATGAATATTAATGATATGAAAAATATTCAATTAGATAATACAAATGTAATTGCTGAGGAATATTTGAAGCCGATTTTGAAAATGATTAATACACAATCATTAAATAGCAACCAGTTGAAAATTTATTCTAGGCTTTCTACATGGGATTATCAACATAACTTACAAGATTCTGTAGGCTATTTATATGAACAATTTTTAAACTATTTAACGGATATCACATGGGATGAATTGCAACAATACGATTTTGTACGGCGCGCTCCTAATAGTAGAGTTTTACTCGAAATGATTATTAAAGATCCCGAAAATATATATTTTGATCGTTTGGGGTCCAATCGGATAGAGAATTCATATGATGTCGTAAATGAGGCTTTTGGGGTGCTATTGGATAATATAAATACCGGAATGATCAATCAAAATATGTTGTGGGGGAGTTATAACAGTGTTAATTTTAGGTCATTAGGGAATATGTCAGAATTAGGGATGAACAACGTTGCGACCCCAGGTAGTCCTTCCTCAATAAATGCTACTTCTAATAAATGGGGACCTTCATGGCGTATGATTGTGGAACTTGGAGAGAAACCCAAGGCAATAGGTATTTACCCAGGTGGACAATCTGGAAATTTAGCTAGTAAATATTATCAAAACTCCATAATACCATGGAGGGACGGAACTTATTTTGAACTTAATTTTTACGACAATGAAAAGAAAATACCTAAAAAAAAGCACATGGTATGGAATTTTAGAAAGAATTAG
- the nrdF gene encoding class 1b ribonucleoside-diphosphate reductase subunit beta → MSKTYKAVNWNTPENDYVLMFWEQNIRQFWIDTEYIPSKDIDSWKRISPEMKDAYKKALGGLTLLDTLQSHTGMPKIIDHIDTLQNKAVLSYMCMMEAIHAKSYSTIFTTVSTTAEINDIFEWVQQNKYLQYKAQMIDGYYRAIDKEDASDEEIYMAMAASVLLESFLFYSGFFLPLWLCGQGEMVASADIIKKIVADESIHGVFVGLMAQDQFKKLKNQDQVKARFLALLYNLYENELKYTEEIYTEVGLTAEVKEYVRYNANKALMNLGFDPIFEVKQVNPIVLNGLNTETTQHDFFSKKSTNYEKATEIVHLKDDDFKMDVVVDI, encoded by the coding sequence ATGAGTAAAACATATAAAGCTGTCAATTGGAATACTCCCGAGAACGATTATGTATTGATGTTCTGGGAACAAAACATTCGTCAATTCTGGATTGACACCGAATACATTCCATCAAAAGATATCGATAGTTGGAAACGTATCAGCCCAGAAATGAAAGATGCCTATAAAAAAGCATTAGGTGGTTTGACCCTGTTAGATACCTTGCAGAGTCATACAGGTATGCCAAAAATCATCGACCACATAGATACTTTACAGAATAAAGCTGTATTATCCTATATGTGTATGATGGAAGCTATTCACGCGAAATCATATTCAACTATTTTCACAACGGTTTCAACGACAGCTGAAATCAATGATATCTTCGAATGGGTTCAACAAAATAAATACCTACAGTACAAAGCACAGATGATCGACGGCTATTACCGTGCTATCGACAAGGAGGATGCTTCTGATGAGGAAATTTATATGGCTATGGCCGCTTCCGTATTGTTGGAATCTTTCTTGTTCTATTCTGGGTTCTTCCTACCATTGTGGTTATGTGGTCAAGGTGAAATGGTTGCTTCTGCTGATATCATCAAGAAAATCGTCGCTGACGAATCTATTCACGGTGTGTTCGTCGGATTGATGGCACAAGATCAATTCAAAAAATTAAAGAATCAAGATCAGGTAAAAGCACGTTTCTTGGCTTTACTTTATAACTTGTATGAAAACGAGTTGAAGTATACCGAAGAGATCTATACTGAAGTCGGTTTGACTGCAGAGGTGAAAGAATATGTTCGTTACAATGCAAACAAGGCATTGATGAACTTAGGTTTTGATCCGATCTTTGAAGTAAAACAAGTCAACCCAATTGTATTGAATGGCTTGAATACAGAAACCACACAACACGACTTCTTCTCTAAGAAATCGACAAACTACGAAAAGGCGACAGAGATCGTCCATCTAAAAGATGATGACTTCAAAATGGATGTCGTTGTTGATATATAG
- a CDS encoding 4'-phosphopantetheinyl transferase superfamily protein, which yields MVNILFSQIDLIGDLDLTLYKSLLPDHIKKEVNRFRFINDQKLSLLGKLMLKYAINSSGTGDLNSFKRAANNKPYILGWKNFNISHSKDTVVFCTSSADIGIDIEAIDSLFAVDLCNFYTRNEKKIINDTNKKEQKMIEIWVRKEAFAKASGADLGNILDSVDCTPSSILYNDEQWKFVEFQVSNDFVSFFCTSGSCLEFNIQTFNPRCLL from the coding sequence ATGGTAAATATTCTGTTTTCTCAAATTGATTTAATTGGCGATTTGGATTTGACTTTGTATAAGTCGCTACTACCAGATCATATAAAAAAAGAAGTCAACAGATTTCGTTTTATAAATGATCAAAAATTAAGTCTACTAGGTAAATTGATGTTGAAATATGCAATTAATTCGAGTGGTACAGGAGACCTAAACTCGTTTAAAAGAGCGGCTAACAATAAGCCATATATACTTGGATGGAAGAATTTTAATATATCGCATTCGAAGGATACAGTCGTATTTTGCACATCAAGTGCTGATATTGGAATTGATATAGAGGCAATTGATAGTTTATTTGCTGTAGATTTGTGTAACTTTTATACCCGAAACGAAAAAAAAATAATTAATGATACTAATAAAAAAGAGCAGAAAATGATAGAAATATGGGTTAGAAAGGAGGCATTTGCTAAAGCTTCTGGTGCAGATTTAGGTAATATTCTTGATAGTGTTGATTGTACACCAAGTAGTATTTTATACAATGATGAACAATGGAAATTCGTGGAATTTCAAGTAAGTAATGATTTTGTTAGTTTTTTCTGTACGAGCGGCTCTTGTTTGGAATTTAATATACAGACTTTCAATCCTAGATGTTTATTATGA
- a CDS encoding alpha/beta fold hydrolase codes for MLKPKIFFLHFAGGNKYSYNFIKPFLLNFEICVLELPGRGDRIHEPLLNNFEEAANDLLRQILYQLSGEHFIIFGHSMGAALAFYITYKLEKLGKKPLFIIESGNPGPGVVVRENYSSLGDDAFCDVLKKMGGIPEAFFYELDLMNFYLPILRSDFQIVDETQFLVNFKVASPIIAMMGEEEEYANSIANWSKHTYSEFKEFVLKGGHFFIYMHPEAISRIINLNYGKYSVFSN; via the coding sequence ATGTTAAAACCGAAAATATTTTTTTTGCACTTTGCTGGAGGAAACAAATACTCCTATAATTTTATTAAACCATTTTTATTAAATTTTGAGATTTGCGTATTAGAATTGCCCGGACGCGGTGATCGAATACATGAACCTTTATTAAATAATTTTGAAGAAGCGGCAAATGATCTTTTGAGGCAAATATTGTATCAGCTGTCTGGGGAACATTTCATTATTTTCGGACATAGTATGGGAGCGGCGTTGGCTTTTTATATTACTTATAAGTTAGAAAAACTAGGTAAAAAACCGCTTTTTATAATTGAGAGTGGTAATCCCGGTCCTGGAGTAGTTGTTCGTGAAAACTATTCTTCTCTTGGCGATGATGCATTTTGTGATGTGCTAAAAAAAATGGGTGGAATTCCAGAAGCTTTTTTTTATGAACTTGATTTGATGAATTTTTATTTGCCTATTTTAAGATCTGATTTTCAGATAGTAGACGAGACTCAGTTTTTAGTAAATTTTAAAGTTGCTTCACCTATAATAGCTATGATGGGCGAAGAGGAAGAATATGCTAATAGTATTGCGAATTGGAGCAAACACACATATTCTGAATTTAAAGAGTTTGTGCTTAAAGGGGGGCATTTCTTTATATATATGCATCCCGAAGCAATATCAAGAATAATAAATTTAAATTATGGTAAATATTCTGTTTTCTCAAATTGA
- the nrdE gene encoding class 1b ribonucleoside-diphosphate reductase subunit alpha has protein sequence MVANEVAKNWILLNNEIMIKHDDEFSLHKDKEAVRAYFLEYVNKNTVFFYTLKEKIDYLIENNYYIDFYQWFTFEEMEEVFNYVYAKKFRFESFMAAFKFFQSYALRDDSGEKFLERYEDRVVAVSLFLAREEGVKKAIEYAEIMINQEYQPATPTFLNAGKKRSGELVSCFLDEIGDNLNGIGYAVDSAMKLSSIGGGVSFNISKIRARGEAIKGVEGRAGGVLPIMKIMEDTFSYANQLGQRPGAGAVYLNIFHSDIEEFLDCKKINVDEKVRIKSLSIGIIVPDKFMELAEKDEPCYLIYPHTVMQEYGQFLDEMDMDKMYDELITNPNVKKKKINARHLLVKIAQTQKESGYPYIFFKENTNRVHALNEIGQVKFSNLCTEIMQVSQVSDIEIYGKQDTIRYGISCNLGSLNIATVMDNKRIKETVKTAMRALTVVTDVTNIDMVPSIAKANRELHSVGLGAMNLHGYLAKSFIMYESNEALDFANTFFMMMNYYSLEASMEIAKERGKTFVGFEKSAYADGTYFNNYINRDYIPKTAKVTELFEGIHIPTVEDWLELKAKIKEHGIYHAYRLAIAPNQSTSYIMNATASVMPIVDIIEVREYGDSTTYYPMPYLTNDNYFYFKSAYDMDQFKVLKLISVIQRHIDQGVSTILHTNSKDSTRDLSRYYIYAHKLGLKSLYYTRTRKSTIDECVSCSA, from the coding sequence ATGGTAGCAAACGAAGTAGCAAAAAACTGGATATTGCTTAATAATGAAATCATGATTAAGCATGATGACGAGTTCAGCTTACATAAAGATAAGGAAGCTGTTCGCGCATATTTCCTGGAATATGTAAATAAGAACACTGTGTTCTTTTATACATTGAAAGAAAAAATAGACTATTTGATAGAAAACAACTACTATATTGATTTTTACCAATGGTTTACATTTGAAGAAATGGAAGAGGTATTCAATTATGTGTATGCTAAAAAATTCCGTTTCGAATCCTTTATGGCAGCCTTTAAATTTTTCCAGAGCTATGCACTTCGCGACGACTCTGGTGAAAAATTCCTAGAGCGCTATGAAGATCGCGTTGTTGCTGTATCCTTATTCTTAGCACGAGAAGAAGGTGTAAAAAAAGCGATAGAATACGCCGAAATCATGATCAACCAAGAGTATCAACCTGCTACACCAACATTCTTGAATGCAGGTAAAAAACGCTCTGGGGAATTGGTATCCTGTTTCTTGGATGAAATTGGTGACAACCTGAACGGTATCGGTTATGCAGTTGATTCAGCAATGAAATTATCCTCTATCGGTGGCGGGGTTTCATTCAATATCTCCAAAATCCGCGCACGTGGTGAGGCGATCAAAGGTGTTGAAGGTCGTGCAGGGGGTGTACTTCCGATCATGAAAATCATGGAAGATACCTTCTCTTATGCAAACCAATTGGGACAACGTCCTGGTGCTGGAGCAGTATACTTAAATATCTTCCACTCTGATATTGAAGAGTTCCTTGATTGTAAAAAAATCAATGTGGACGAAAAAGTACGTATCAAATCACTTTCAATCGGTATTATCGTTCCCGACAAATTCATGGAGCTAGCCGAGAAAGATGAGCCTTGTTATTTGATCTACCCACATACAGTGATGCAAGAGTATGGACAATTCTTGGATGAAATGGATATGGACAAGATGTACGATGAGTTGATCACCAATCCAAATGTCAAAAAGAAAAAAATCAACGCACGTCATCTGTTGGTTAAGATTGCACAGACACAAAAAGAATCCGGTTACCCTTATATCTTCTTCAAAGAAAACACCAACCGTGTACATGCTTTGAATGAAATTGGTCAGGTGAAATTCTCAAATCTATGTACCGAGATCATGCAGGTATCACAAGTATCCGATATCGAGATCTATGGCAAGCAAGATACAATCCGTTATGGTATCTCCTGTAACCTTGGTTCGTTGAATATCGCTACAGTGATGGACAATAAACGCATCAAAGAAACGGTGAAAACAGCGATGCGTGCGCTAACAGTGGTCACTGATGTAACCAACATCGATATGGTACCTTCGATTGCAAAAGCAAACCGCGAATTGCACTCCGTAGGACTTGGTGCGATGAACCTACATGGCTACCTTGCAAAAAGCTTTATCATGTACGAATCTAATGAAGCCTTGGATTTTGCCAATACATTCTTCATGATGATGAACTACTATTCATTGGAAGCATCCATGGAAATTGCAAAAGAACGTGGAAAAACATTTGTTGGATTTGAGAAATCAGCCTATGCAGATGGCACTTATTTCAATAATTACATAAACCGTGATTACATTCCAAAAACAGCTAAGGTAACTGAGTTGTTTGAAGGTATACACATTCCAACTGTTGAAGATTGGTTAGAATTAAAAGCAAAAATCAAAGAACATGGTATCTACCATGCGTACCGTTTGGCGATTGCTCCAAATCAATCAACTTCCTATATCATGAATGCGACAGCGTCTGTCATGCCAATTGTGGATATTATTGAAGTGCGTGAATATGGTGATAGTACCACTTACTACCCAATGCCATATCTGACCAACGATAACTATTTCTATTTCAAATCGGCATATGATATGGATCAGTTCAAAGTATTGAAATTGATTTCGGTTATCCAACGTCATATTGATCAAGGGGTATCTACAATTTTGCATACCAATTCGAAAGACTCCACAAGAGATTTGTCTAGATATTACATCTATGCACATAAATTGGGATTGAAATCCCTTTATTACACACGAACAAGAAAATCGACCATCGACGAATGTGTCTCTTGTTCAGCCTAA